A window of the Haloquadratum walsbyi C23 genome harbors these coding sequences:
- a CDS encoding rubrerythrin-like domain-containing protein, giving the protein MSQRPPFVCVDCGSRVSSSAFRATCPECGGSLTPDMETARNAN; this is encoded by the coding sequence ATGAGTCAGCGACCACCGTTTGTGTGTGTTGACTGCGGTTCCCGGGTGTCCTCAAGCGCATTCCGGGCTACGTGTCCGGAGTGCGGTGGTAGCCTCACCCCGGACATGGAGACAGCGAGGAACGCTAATTGA
- a CDS encoding transcription initiation factor IIB gives MSDTRTREYTERESEKHDEETVDDKEASTTETRRRTETESEVESASETHRCPECSGNLIQDEARGETVCSDCGLVVDENSIDRGPEWRAFDSAERDQKSRVGAPTTKLMHDKGLSTNIGWQDKDAYGNALSARQREQMQRLRTWNERFRTRDSKERNLKQALGEIDRMASALGLPESVRETASVIYRRALDEDLLPGRSIEGVATAALYAAARQAGTPRSLDEIERVSRVDRMELTRTYRYVVRELKLEIEPADPEQYVPRFASDLDLSDESERQARELLRNAKEEAIHSGKSPVGLAAAAVYAAALLTNEKVTQNEVSEVANVSEVTIRNRYKELLEADGAGVLA, from the coding sequence ATGAGTGACACACGCACAAGAGAGTATACCGAGCGAGAATCGGAAAAGCACGACGAGGAAACGGTCGATGATAAGGAAGCTTCGACGACAGAGACAAGAAGGCGGACAGAAACTGAGTCAGAAGTTGAATCAGCATCAGAGACGCATCGCTGTCCTGAATGTAGTGGAAATCTGATCCAAGATGAAGCACGTGGTGAGACAGTCTGTTCTGACTGTGGGCTTGTCGTTGATGAAAATTCAATCGATCGTGGACCAGAGTGGCGTGCTTTTGATAGCGCTGAACGGGATCAAAAATCTCGTGTTGGTGCCCCAACGACGAAATTGATGCATGATAAGGGACTTTCAACGAATATTGGCTGGCAAGATAAAGACGCATATGGAAATGCGTTATCAGCTCGCCAGCGTGAACAGATGCAGCGGCTTCGAACATGGAATGAACGGTTCCGAACGCGGGATTCAAAAGAACGTAATCTGAAGCAGGCACTTGGTGAGATCGATCGAATGGCTTCCGCACTTGGCCTTCCAGAGAGTGTTCGTGAGACTGCCTCCGTAATTTACCGTCGAGCACTTGATGAGGATCTCCTTCCTGGGCGTTCAATCGAAGGAGTTGCAACCGCAGCATTATATGCCGCTGCTCGGCAGGCTGGAACTCCACGATCGCTCGATGAAATTGAGCGCGTCTCTCGAGTTGACCGGATGGAATTGACACGAACATATCGATATGTGGTCAGAGAACTCAAACTAGAAATTGAACCAGCGGACCCAGAGCAGTACGTCCCACGGTTTGCATCTGATCTTGATTTATCAGATGAGTCTGAACGACAAGCACGGGAGTTGCTACGGAATGCAAAAGAAGAGGCGATTCACTCAGGAAAATCACCGGTTGGACTCGCAGCGGCTGCAGTGTACGCTGCTGCGCTGCTCACTAATGAGAAGGTAACACAAAATGAGGTGAGTGAAGTTGCGAACGTCTCAGAAGTCACAATCAGAAATCGGTATAAGGAGCTTCTTGAGGCAGACGGCGCTGGCGTTCTTGCATAG